Proteins from one Hyperolius riggenbachi isolate aHypRig1 chromosome 2, aHypRig1.pri, whole genome shotgun sequence genomic window:
- the PPP1R15B gene encoding protein phosphatase 1 regulatory subunit 15B yields the protein MMCADRDRTSQPGLRALLGRLLHGLFPYRLLQLLGAAWSYITGQWSLLSLPSGWVVHRSVRSAGELPEMLEVLRLRPWEEPGECCLDELEAWKELLSPAMESDLDVLGSWKGFSAGTGGDDALDSALEGLSSWQKAVLNTKVQAFWGQGLTCKHVGNPNEEEAEIHKTTFTSHTLSSADHKLANEDETCQVPYEKNGSQLPSALGIMSCILNVGSSQVLSWVDQQNEQNKEAFVDITSQTPDEIQHIRNKRLWFLQQNQAQENMDSDIKEEGSEMKQEKVDMQTFPDLYSSPNHLTADLMSEWPEFEWEESQILETCNNCDSLSDINFTQLQGVHIEESQCAHLQVPVQEVGSSDGLLLNCPSTPDKDQGYHSLEDWQCVTLAQSLHIETCDADKHVLSELPTEHLAPCSFAEEEDDQPDEVDFDINSEIPFSSIPVCTNRHIGYILGTVVSDDENEDENSSDRDEQWDKEENDDGFDSEGSVSTTDSEVTVPDEVSLWNSFCSSDPYNPQNFTASLKTGGVTEEDPLPVQRQEQSLSDEESWCDSDVAPSSDSEEESSDDDDDEDSSANEEENQKLWNAFLKSDDPYNPLYFKAPVQTLDKSRICNDSASSNYSEVVCRNFPNKLVLTSCPSEEPQQSWFRDTHNVPVEDRANTGQKKVIFHEKITIHYVCSEEQRKGCWEELARDRCRFERRIKETESTIGHCMTPDHRQRVWERMTRQLDS from the coding sequence atgatgtgtgcAGACCGTGATAGGACGTCTCAGCCGGGACTCCGGGCCTTGTTAGGCCGCCTTCTCCATGGCCTGTTTCCTTATCGCCTGCTCCAGCTGCTGGGAGCCGCCTGGTCCTACATTACCGGGCAGTGGTCGCTGCTGTCCCTGCCCTCCGGATGGGTGGTGCACCGATCAGTGCGGAGTGCCGGTGAGTTACCCGAAATGCTAGAAGTGCTGAGGCTGCGGCCCTGGGAGGAGCCGGGGGAGTGCTGCCTGGATGAGCtggaagcctggaaggagctgctgTCTCCTGCCATGGAATCTGATCTGGATGTCCTGGGCTCCTGGAAAGGGTTTTCAGCTGGCACTGGTGGGGACGATGCCTTGGATTcagcactggagggactgagCAGCTGGCAGAAGGCTGTGCTGAACACCAAAGTCCAGGCATTCTGGGGTCAGGGGCTGACCTGTAAACATGTAGGTAACCCTAATGAAGAGGAGGCAGAGATCCATAAAACAACCTTTACTTCTCATACGTTGTCTTCTGCTGACCACAAGCTTGCCAATGAAGATGAAACCTGCCAGGTACCGTATGAGAAAAATGGCTCCCAGCTTCCTTCTGCCCTTGGCATAATGTCTTGTATCCTAAATGTAGGCTCAAGCCAGGTACTCAGTTGGGTAGATCAGCAAAATGAGCAAAATAAAGAAGCTTTTGTGGACATCACCAGTCAGACGCCCGATGAAATCCAGCATATTCGTAATAAGAGGCTCTGGTTCCTGCAGCAGAACCAGGCTCAGGAGAATATGGACTCTGACATAAAGGAAGAAGGTAGTGAGATGAAGCAGGAGAAGGTTGACATGCAAACATTCCCTGATCTATATTCATCACCTAATCATCTTACTGCTGACCTAATGTCTGAATGGCCAGAATTTGAATGGGAAGAAAGCCAAATTCTGGAAACGTGTAATAACTGTGATTCGTTATCAGATATCAACTTCACACAGTTGCAGGGAGTTCATATAGAGGAGAGTCAGTGTGCCCACTTGCAAGTtccagttcaggaagtgggcagttcAGACGGCCTACTGCTAAATTGTCCATCTACCCCTGATAAAGATCAAGGCTACCACAGTCTGGAAGACTGGCAATGTGTCACCCTTGCTCAAAGCCTACATATTGAAACTTGTGATGCAGACAAACATGTGTTATCTGAATTGCCAACAGAACACCTAGCTCCCTGTTCTTTTGCAGAAGAGGAGGATGACCAACCTGATGAAGTGGACTTTGATATTAATAGCGAAATCCCCTTTTCCTCTATTCCAGTTTGCACAAATAGACATATTGGCTATATTTTGGGAACAGTTGTGAGCGATGATGAAAATGAGGATGAAAATTCCTCAGATAGAGATGAACAGTGGGACAAggaagagaatgatgatggctttGATAGTGAAGGATCGGTATCTACGACAGATAGTGAAGTAACTGTCCCTGATGAAGTCTCTTTGTGGAATTCGTTTTGTTCATCTGATCCTTACAACCCCCAGAACTTTACAGCCAGTTTAAAGACTGGTGGTGTCACTGAGGAAGATCCCCTTCCCGTGCAaagacaggaacaaagtctgtctGATGAAGAATCGTGGTGTGACAGTGATGTGGCACCAAGCAGTGACAGTGAGGAGGAATCtagtgatgatgacgatgatgaagACTCTAgtgcaaatgaggaggaaaatCAGAAACTTTGGAATGCTTTTTTAAAATCTGATGACCCTTACAACCCCCTTTACTTTAAAGCTCCTGTGCAGACCTTGGACAAAAGTAGAATCTGTAATGACTCTGCCAGCAGCAATTATTCAGAGGTGGTCTGTAGAAACTTTCCTAACAAATTAGTTTTAACTTCCTGCCCATCTGAAGAACCGCAGCAGTCCTGGTTTAGAGACACACACAATGTGCCTGTGGAAGACCGTGCCAATACTGGACAGAAAAAG